Proteins found in one Herbiconiux sp. A18JL235 genomic segment:
- a CDS encoding glutamate--cysteine ligase, with protein sequence MEIKFAESERSTLGIEWEVAMVERSSGDLVSAADVVLTALRGEGDAPHPHITEELLLNTVELVSGVHHTVSDAVDDLQGQLAEVRAITDPLDVELMCAGSHPFGQWFEQTVTDKERYHKLIDRTQWWGRNMMIWGIHVHVGIDDREKALPVANSLLDYYPHLQALSASSPFWGGVNTGYASNRALMFQQLPTAGLPYQFGSWANYEEYVADLVKTGVISDHTEVRWDVRPSPQWGTVEMRACDGLSSPEEIGAVAAFIQCLVDDMSEKLDAGEVLPTMQPWFVRENKWRAARYGMDAEIILNAAGDEEPVSDAIRRELERLAPVAERLDCVAELDQVNLILDNGASYQRQLRVAEQNGGSLRAVVSSLTKELRHGLKPLPAKPEEPQEDFVI encoded by the coding sequence ATGGAGATCAAGTTCGCCGAGTCGGAGCGCTCGACCCTCGGGATCGAGTGGGAGGTCGCCATGGTGGAGCGATCCTCCGGCGATCTGGTCTCGGCGGCCGACGTCGTGCTCACGGCCCTTCGGGGCGAGGGCGACGCCCCGCATCCGCACATCACCGAGGAGCTGCTGCTCAACACGGTCGAGCTCGTCAGCGGCGTGCACCACACGGTGTCGGATGCGGTCGACGACCTCCAGGGGCAGCTCGCCGAGGTGCGCGCCATCACCGACCCGCTCGACGTGGAGCTCATGTGCGCGGGCTCGCATCCCTTCGGTCAGTGGTTCGAGCAGACGGTGACCGACAAGGAGCGCTACCACAAGCTCATCGACCGCACGCAGTGGTGGGGTCGCAACATGATGATCTGGGGCATCCACGTGCACGTGGGCATCGACGATCGCGAGAAGGCGCTGCCGGTGGCGAACTCGCTGCTCGACTACTACCCGCACCTGCAGGCGCTCAGCGCCTCGAGCCCGTTCTGGGGCGGCGTGAACACGGGGTACGCCAGCAACCGGGCGCTCATGTTCCAGCAGTTGCCCACCGCGGGGCTCCCCTACCAGTTCGGCAGCTGGGCGAACTACGAGGAGTACGTCGCCGACCTGGTGAAGACCGGGGTGATCAGCGACCACACCGAGGTGCGGTGGGACGTGCGGCCGAGCCCGCAGTGGGGAACCGTCGAGATGCGGGCCTGCGACGGGCTGTCGAGCCCGGAGGAGATCGGGGCGGTGGCCGCGTTCATCCAGTGCCTCGTCGACGACATGTCGGAGAAGCTCGACGCCGGCGAGGTGCTTCCCACGATGCAGCCGTGGTTCGTGCGCGAGAACAAATGGCGCGCGGCCCGCTACGGCATGGATGCGGAGATCATCTTGAACGCCGCCGGCGACGAGGAGCCGGTGTCGGATGCGATCCGCCGCGAGCTGGAACGCCTCGCCCCGGTCGCCGAACGGCTCGATTGCGTGGCCGAGCTCGACCAGGTGAACCTCATCCTCGACAACGGCGCCAGCTACCAGCGCCAGCTCAGGGTCGCCGAGCAGAACGGCGGCAGCCTCCGCGCCGTCGTCTCCTCCCTCACCAAGGAACTCCGCCACGGACTGAAGCCCCTCCCCGCCAAACCCGAGGAGCCCCAGGAAGACTTCGTCATCTAG
- a CDS encoding LLM class F420-dependent oxidoreductase → MTTTSRPVRVGVQIAPQHSSYATIRDTLAELEDLDVDVAFNWDHFYPLSGEPDGLHFEGWTMLAAWAEQTTRIQFGPLVTCNSYRNPDLLADMARTVDHISAKDGAEGRLVFGIGSGWFERDYDEYGYEFGTAGQRLDALSEAMPRIEARWAKLNPAPTRDIPVLIGGGGEKKTLRIVAQHADIWHSFSDTETLERKLGVLGEWCEKVERDVSDIEISVGTRSADNSTLRDRDRQLELGVTLFTLGVSGPDIAMDEVRDLVKWRDSVR, encoded by the coding sequence ATGACCACAACCTCCCGCCCTGTGCGCGTCGGCGTGCAGATCGCCCCCCAGCACTCCTCCTACGCCACCATCCGCGACACCCTCGCCGAGCTCGAAGACCTCGACGTCGACGTCGCCTTCAACTGGGACCACTTCTACCCGCTCTCGGGCGAGCCCGACGGCCTGCACTTCGAGGGGTGGACCATGCTCGCCGCCTGGGCCGAGCAGACCACGCGCATCCAGTTCGGCCCGCTGGTCACCTGCAACAGCTACCGCAACCCCGACCTGCTCGCCGACATGGCCCGCACCGTCGACCACATCAGTGCGAAGGACGGCGCGGAGGGCCGGCTCGTGTTCGGCATCGGCTCGGGCTGGTTCGAGCGCGACTACGACGAGTACGGCTACGAGTTCGGCACCGCAGGCCAGCGCCTCGACGCGCTCTCGGAGGCGATGCCGCGCATCGAGGCGCGCTGGGCGAAGCTCAACCCCGCGCCCACCCGCGACATCCCCGTGCTGATCGGCGGTGGCGGCGAGAAGAAGACGCTCCGCATCGTCGCCCAGCACGCCGACATCTGGCACTCCTTCTCCGACACCGAAACCCTCGAGCGGAAGCTCGGAGTGCTCGGCGAGTGGTGCGAGAAGGTCGAGCGCGACGTCTCCGACATCGAGATCTCGGTCGGCACCCGCTCGGCCGACAACTCCACCCTCCGCGACCGCGACCGTCAGCTCGAACTCGGCGTCACCCTCTTCACCCTCGGCGTCTCCGGCCCCGACATCGCCATGGACGAGGTGCGCGACCTCGTAAAGTGGCGCGACTCAGTGCGCTGA
- the ffh gene encoding signal recognition particle protein, producing MATFGNLSDRLSETFKNLRTKGKLSPADVDSTVREIRRALLDADVALEVVKEFTGKVRERALGDEVNRALNPAQQVVQIVNEELVQILGGQQRRLEFAKRPPTIIMLAGLQGAGKTTLAGKLAKWLAKDNHTPLLVAADLQRPNAVNQLQIVGGQAGVAVYAPEPGNGVGNPVQVAKDSIKFAVDKQYDTVIIDTAGRLGVDADMMKQAADIRRATNPDEVLFVIDSIMGQDAVATARAFQEGVDFTGVVLTKLDGDSRGGAALSVASVTGRPIIFASTGETLDDFEAFHPDRMASRILDLGDILSLIEQAQSAFDEEEARKVAEKFATDSFTLDDFLKQMQQLRNVGSIKKMMGMLPGAGGLKQQLENFDEREIVRTEAIIQSMTPAERTNPKLLNGSRRLRIARGSGMTVTDVNSLVQRFEQAAKMMKTVAKGGVPNVPGMGPIPGAGFGGGRGKQQAKKKSGSRSGNPAKRAAENAARAAGEKPAVTASTSGGAGFGLGSKAANGSANPSPEELEALQRFLR from the coding sequence ATGGCTACTTTTGGAAATCTCTCGGACAGGCTCTCGGAAACCTTCAAGAACCTCCGCACGAAGGGCAAGCTGAGCCCGGCCGACGTCGACTCGACGGTCCGCGAGATCCGCCGCGCCCTGCTCGACGCCGACGTCGCGCTCGAGGTCGTGAAGGAGTTCACCGGCAAGGTGCGCGAGCGCGCCCTCGGCGACGAGGTGAACCGTGCGCTGAACCCCGCGCAGCAGGTCGTGCAGATCGTCAACGAGGAGCTCGTGCAGATCCTCGGCGGTCAGCAGCGGCGGCTCGAGTTCGCCAAGCGCCCGCCGACAATCATCATGCTCGCGGGCCTCCAGGGTGCCGGTAAGACGACCCTGGCCGGCAAGCTCGCCAAGTGGCTCGCCAAAGACAACCACACGCCGCTGCTCGTCGCCGCCGACCTGCAGCGCCCGAACGCCGTCAACCAGCTGCAGATCGTGGGTGGGCAGGCGGGGGTCGCGGTCTACGCGCCCGAGCCCGGCAACGGGGTGGGCAACCCGGTGCAGGTCGCGAAAGACTCCATCAAGTTCGCGGTCGACAAGCAGTACGACACGGTCATCATCGACACCGCAGGCCGGCTCGGCGTCGACGCTGACATGATGAAGCAGGCCGCCGACATCCGCCGTGCGACGAACCCCGACGAGGTGCTCTTCGTCATCGACTCCATCATGGGTCAAGACGCCGTGGCCACGGCCCGCGCCTTCCAGGAGGGCGTCGACTTCACAGGCGTCGTGCTCACGAAGCTCGACGGCGACTCCCGCGGTGGTGCCGCGCTCTCGGTGGCCTCGGTCACCGGCCGCCCCATCATCTTCGCCTCGACCGGTGAGACCCTCGACGACTTCGAGGCATTCCATCCCGACCGGATGGCGTCGCGCATCCTCGACCTCGGCGACATCCTCTCCCTCATCGAGCAGGCGCAGTCGGCCTTCGACGAGGAAGAGGCGCGCAAGGTCGCCGAGAAGTTCGCGACCGACAGCTTCACGCTCGACGACTTCCTGAAGCAGATGCAGCAGCTGCGCAACGTCGGCTCCATCAAGAAGATGATGGGCATGCTGCCCGGCGCAGGCGGTCTGAAGCAGCAGCTGGAGAACTTCGACGAGCGCGAGATCGTGCGCACCGAGGCGATCATCCAGTCGATGACCCCCGCCGAGCGCACGAACCCCAAGCTCCTGAACGGCTCACGGCGCCTGCGCATCGCGCGCGGCTCGGGCATGACGGTCACCGACGTCAACTCGCTCGTGCAGAGGTTCGAGCAGGCGGCGAAGATGATGAAGACGGTGGCCAAGGGCGGCGTGCCGAACGTTCCCGGCATGGGCCCCATCCCGGGCGCCGGCTTCGGGGGCGGGCGCGGCAAGCAGCAGGCGAAGAAGAAGAGCGGATCGCGCTCGGGCAACCCGGCGAAGCGCGCAGCTGAGAACGCGGCACGGGCGGCAGGCGAGAAGCCGGCGGTGACCGCTAGCACGAGCGGGGGCGCAGGTTTCGGGCTGGGCTCGAAGGCCGCGAACGGCTCCGCGAACCCCAGCCCCGAAGAGCTCGAGGCGTTGCAGCGGTTCCTCCGCTGA